In the Deltaproteobacteria bacterium CG2_30_66_27 genome, GACTTCACGATCCCGAGGTTCAGCGACCGGTAGTCGTGGACGGCGACGTTGCGGAAACCGACCATTTTGGCCATCTTGGCGGCCAGGATCGGGTCGAGGCGGCCTGCCCCCGCCAGCATGGAAAATGCGTCCCGGCTTTCCTGTGGAACCCCGAGGCGGTGCACCCGAACGCGATGCATGGCCAAGTCGATCGCGGCCTCGCAGGCCCGCTGCAGATTCAGGATGA is a window encoding:
- a CDS encoding toxin-antitoxin antitoxin component yields the protein MVDDVGINKAAILERCVARVREEYAGDEANLFRDQTRQDAIILNLQRACEAAIDLAMHRVRVHRLGVPQESRDAFSMLAGAGRLDPILAAKMAKMVGFRNVAVHDYRSLNLGIVKSIVTERLDDFLALARWALTGD